A region of Streptomyces paludis DNA encodes the following proteins:
- a CDS encoding branched-chain amino acid ABC transporter permease, with the protein MTTTEQTTAPVAPRPATGIIPLPPAAARTATAAGALLTLASTFLAWTWTAEFPGDLTVNGYPGGLQVLTLTGALLTLLITLSAHGVRGLTWLTPGGKHSPVLLLALGTFATTWYAVIAIAVNLGGLANLEPGGWIAALASLATLVAALGLPADTPLEGDRTTPWKRFTHTFKAPTPEPAAPLPSWAEIVIIAIAFGLGLFVFTYGIDTEYAELFIGFMLLVCFGATALARTGLNHRLASYTAKHKNVTVTAAFVAAFTFPFTQTNDAYATIGTNILIFATVALGLNVVVGLAGLLDLGYVAFLGVGAYTAALVSGSPSSTIGIQLPFWAAVLAGAAASLIFGIVIGAPTLRLHGDYLAIVTLGFGEIFRLAVQNMDGVSGPNVTNGPNGIPNIPELEIFGFNLGESHTILGVELGKFSNYYLLMLVFTIIVVTVFRRSDQSRIGRAWVAIREDETAARAMGINAFRLKLLAFALGATLAGMAGTVQAHVTTTVTPTEFKFVEAVPPNSAFLLAAVILGGMGTVSGPLIGASLLYLIPAKLQFMSDYQLLLFGVALVLLMRFRPEGLIADRRKQLEFHSADQPGPGSPPKGDTSLSKAGV; encoded by the coding sequence ATGACCACCACCGAACAGACCACCGCGCCCGTCGCCCCGCGACCGGCCACCGGCATCATCCCGCTGCCTCCCGCCGCCGCCCGTACGGCGACCGCCGCCGGCGCCCTCCTCACCCTCGCGAGCACCTTCCTCGCCTGGACCTGGACCGCCGAATTCCCCGGCGACCTCACCGTCAATGGCTACCCCGGCGGGCTCCAGGTACTCACGCTCACCGGAGCGCTCCTCACCCTCCTCATCACCCTCTCCGCCCACGGCGTCCGCGGCCTCACCTGGCTCACCCCCGGCGGCAAGCACAGCCCCGTACTCCTGCTCGCCCTCGGCACCTTCGCCACCACCTGGTACGCGGTCATCGCGATCGCGGTCAACCTCGGCGGACTCGCCAACCTCGAACCCGGCGGCTGGATCGCGGCTCTGGCCTCCCTGGCCACCCTCGTCGCCGCCCTCGGCCTTCCCGCCGACACCCCCCTCGAAGGCGACCGGACCACCCCCTGGAAGCGCTTCACCCACACCTTCAAGGCGCCCACCCCCGAACCCGCCGCGCCCCTGCCGTCCTGGGCCGAGATCGTGATCATCGCGATCGCCTTCGGCCTGGGGCTCTTCGTCTTCACGTACGGCATCGACACCGAGTACGCCGAGCTGTTCATCGGCTTCATGCTCCTCGTCTGCTTCGGCGCCACCGCGCTCGCCCGCACCGGCCTCAACCACCGCCTCGCGAGCTACACCGCCAAGCACAAGAACGTCACCGTGACCGCGGCCTTCGTCGCCGCCTTCACCTTCCCGTTCACCCAGACGAACGACGCCTACGCCACCATCGGTACCAACATCCTCATCTTCGCCACGGTGGCACTCGGCCTCAACGTGGTCGTCGGCCTCGCCGGCCTTCTCGACCTCGGATACGTCGCCTTCCTCGGCGTCGGCGCCTACACCGCCGCCCTCGTATCCGGATCCCCCTCCTCCACCATCGGCATCCAGCTCCCCTTCTGGGCAGCCGTACTCGCCGGTGCCGCCGCCTCGCTCATCTTCGGCATCGTCATCGGCGCACCGACTCTGCGCCTCCACGGCGACTACCTCGCCATCGTCACCCTCGGCTTCGGTGAGATCTTCCGCCTCGCCGTGCAGAACATGGACGGCGTCTCGGGCCCCAACGTCACCAACGGCCCCAACGGCATTCCCAACATCCCCGAACTGGAGATCTTCGGCTTCAACCTCGGGGAATCCCACACCATCCTCGGCGTCGAACTCGGCAAGTTCTCCAACTACTACCTCCTGATGCTGGTCTTCACCATCATCGTGGTCACCGTCTTCCGCCGCTCCGACCAGTCCCGGATCGGCCGCGCCTGGGTCGCCATCCGCGAGGACGAGACCGCCGCGCGCGCCATGGGCATCAACGCCTTCCGGCTCAAGCTCCTGGCCTTCGCCCTCGGCGCCACCCTCGCCGGCATGGCCGGCACCGTACAGGCGCACGTCACCACCACCGTGACCCCCACCGAGTTCAAGTTCGTCGAAGCGGTCCCCCCGAACTCGGCCTTCCTCCTCGCCGCCGTCATCCTCGGCGGTATGGGCACCGTCAGCGGGCCCCTCATCGGCGCCTCGCTCCTCTACCTCATCCCGGCCAAACTCCAGTTCATGTCCGACTACCAGCTGCTCCTCTTCGGCGTGGCGCTCGTCCTGCTCATGCGATTCCGCCCCGAAGGGCTCATCGCCGACCGCAGGAAGCAGCTCGAATTCCACAGCGCCGACCAACCCGGCCCCGGAAGCCCGCCCAAGGGCGATACCAGCCTCAGCAAGGCGGGGGTGTGA
- a CDS encoding ABC transporter ATP-binding protein — MTTDTISPTTRTPAAPGETVLHASGVTMRFGGLTAVRDVELTVNSGEIVGLIGPNGAGKTTFFNCLTGLYIPTEGTVSYKGKVLPHKSHLVTQAGIARTFQNIRLFANMTVLENVLVGRHTRTKEGLWSALLRLPSFKRAERASEERAMELLEFTGLAAKRDHLARNLPYGEQRKLEIARALASEPGLLLLDEPTAGMNPQETRAAEELIFAIRDQGIAVLVIEHDMRFIFNLCDRVACLVQGEVLVEGSPATVQGDERVVAAYLGTPFEGAPGAEEAAEVNAAEASASAAAAESAEAAEAATSAAADAPDAPADSAEGDTGTTSTTGTTGSEGDSK; from the coding sequence ATGACCACCGACACCATCAGCCCCACCACCCGGACCCCCGCCGCACCCGGCGAGACCGTGCTCCACGCCTCCGGCGTCACCATGCGCTTCGGTGGCCTCACCGCCGTACGCGACGTCGAACTCACCGTCAACAGCGGCGAGATCGTCGGCCTCATCGGCCCCAACGGCGCCGGCAAGACCACCTTCTTCAACTGCCTCACCGGCCTCTACATCCCCACCGAGGGCACCGTCTCCTACAAAGGAAAGGTGCTCCCGCACAAATCCCACCTCGTCACCCAGGCCGGCATCGCCCGTACCTTCCAGAACATCCGGCTCTTCGCCAACATGACCGTCCTGGAAAACGTCCTCGTCGGCCGCCACACCCGCACCAAAGAAGGACTCTGGTCCGCGCTCCTGCGCCTCCCCAGCTTCAAGCGGGCCGAACGCGCCTCCGAAGAACGCGCCATGGAGCTGCTTGAGTTCACCGGCCTCGCCGCCAAGCGCGACCACCTCGCACGGAACCTTCCGTACGGCGAACAGCGCAAGCTCGAAATCGCCCGCGCCCTCGCCAGCGAACCCGGCCTGCTGCTCCTCGACGAGCCCACCGCGGGCATGAACCCGCAGGAGACCCGGGCCGCGGAAGAGCTGATCTTCGCCATCCGCGACCAGGGCATCGCCGTCCTCGTCATCGAGCACGACATGCGGTTCATCTTCAACCTCTGCGACCGCGTCGCCTGTCTCGTGCAGGGCGAAGTCCTCGTCGAGGGCAGCCCCGCCACCGTCCAGGGCGACGAACGCGTGGTCGCGGCCTACCTCGGTACGCCCTTCGAGGGCGCCCCGGGAGCCGAGGAAGCCGCCGAGGTGAACGCGGCGGAGGCATCCGCCAGCGCGGCAGCGGCGGAATCGGCCGAAGCCGCCGAAGCGGCCACGTCGGCCGCGGCCGACGCGCCCGACGCGCCGGCCGACAGCGCCGAAGGCGATACGGGCACCACCAGCACCACCGGCACCACCGGTTCGGAAGGAGACTCCAAGTGA
- a CDS encoding ABC transporter ATP-binding protein produces MTALLEVEDLKVAYGKIEAVKGISFSVEAGQIVTLIGTNGAGKTTTLRTLSGLLKPAAGRISFDGQPLGAVPAHKIVALGLAHSPEGRHIFPRLTITENLQLGAFLRTDKPGIEKDIQRAYDLFPILGERRKQAAGTLSGGEQQMLAMGRALMSQPKLLMLDEPSMGLSPIMMQKIMQTIIELKAQGTTILLVEQNAQAALSLADQGHVMEIGKIVLSGTGQDLLHDESVRKAYLGED; encoded by the coding sequence GTGACCGCGCTCCTGGAGGTCGAGGACCTCAAGGTCGCCTACGGCAAGATCGAGGCCGTCAAGGGCATCTCCTTCAGCGTCGAAGCCGGCCAGATCGTCACCCTGATCGGCACCAACGGCGCCGGCAAGACGACCACCCTGCGCACCCTCTCCGGGCTCCTCAAGCCCGCGGCGGGCCGGATCTCCTTCGACGGACAGCCGCTCGGCGCCGTACCGGCCCACAAGATCGTGGCACTCGGCCTGGCCCACTCCCCCGAGGGCCGGCATATCTTCCCCCGTCTCACGATCACCGAGAACCTCCAGCTCGGAGCGTTCCTGCGGACCGACAAGCCCGGCATCGAGAAGGACATCCAGCGCGCCTACGACCTCTTCCCGATCCTGGGAGAGCGCCGGAAGCAGGCGGCGGGCACGCTCTCCGGCGGTGAGCAGCAGATGCTCGCGATGGGCCGCGCCCTGATGTCCCAGCCCAAGCTGCTCATGCTCGACGAGCCCTCCATGGGGCTCTCCCCGATCATGATGCAGAAGATCATGCAGACCATCATCGAGCTGAAGGCCCAGGGCACCACGATCCTGCTCGTCGAGCAGAACGCGCAGGCCGCCCTGTCCCTCGCCGATCAGGGCCATGTCATGGAGATCGGCAAGATCGTCCTCTCCGGCACGGGCCAGGACCTGCTGCACGACGAGTCCGTACGCAAGGCGTACCTGGGCGAGGACTGA
- a CDS encoding ANTAR domain-containing response regulator, with the protein MTAPESPQPVDDDDKSHVPPLTTRVVIAEDEALIRLDLKEMLEEEGYSVVGEAGDGERAVELAREHRPDLVILDVKMPVLDGISAAEKIAAESIAPVLMLTAFSQRDLVERARDAGAMAYLVKPFSKSDVVPAIEMAVSRFAELRTLEKEVADLSQRLETRKLVDRAKSVLQTQYGLTEPAAFRWIQKTSMDRRMSMQQVAEAVIEDAAEKKNGKAGGQ; encoded by the coding sequence GTGACCGCCCCCGAGTCGCCCCAGCCCGTAGACGATGACGACAAGTCGCACGTCCCGCCGCTGACGACGCGAGTCGTCATCGCAGAGGACGAGGCGTTGATCCGCCTCGATCTCAAAGAGATGCTTGAGGAAGAGGGCTACTCCGTCGTCGGTGAGGCCGGTGACGGTGAGCGGGCCGTGGAGCTGGCGCGGGAGCACCGGCCCGACCTGGTCATTCTCGATGTGAAGATGCCGGTCCTGGACGGGATCTCCGCGGCCGAGAAGATCGCGGCGGAGTCCATCGCGCCCGTGCTCATGCTCACCGCGTTCTCGCAGCGCGATCTCGTGGAGCGGGCGCGGGACGCCGGGGCGATGGCGTATCTGGTGAAGCCGTTCAGCAAGAGCGATGTGGTGCCGGCCATCGAGATGGCCGTGTCGCGCTTCGCGGAGCTGCGGACGCTGGAGAAGGAGGTCGCGGATCTGTCGCAGCGGCTGGAGACCCGGAAGCTGGTGGACCGGGCGAAGTCGGTGCTCCAGACGCAGTACGGGCTGACGGAGCCGGCCGCGTTCCGGTGGATCCAGAAGACGTCGATGGACCGGCGGATGTCGATGCAGCAGGTTGCCGAGGCGGTCATCGAGGACGCGGCGGAGAAGAAGAACGGCAAGGCCGGCGGTCAGTAG
- the pyk gene encoding pyruvate kinase, which yields MRRAKIVCTLGPATDSYDQIKALVEAGMDVARFNLSHGTYAEHEERYHRVRKAADETGRSVGILADLQGPKIRLGRFREGPVLLERGDEFTITVEPHDGDRHTCSTTYEGLAADVTTGERVLVDDGKVTLEVTSVDGPRVRTLVIEGGMVSDHKGLNLPGVSVSVPALSEKDIDDLRWALRIGADVIALSFVRSGADINDVHRVMDEEQRRLPVIAKIEKPQAVENIDDIVAAFDGIMVARGDLGVEMPLEQVPIVQKRAIKLAKRNAKPVIVATQMLDSMIENSRPTRAEASDVANAVIDGTDAVMLSGETSVGKYPIDTVKTMSRIVEAAEEDILAKGLPPLTDRNKPRTQGGAVARAAAEMGDFLGAKFLVAFTQSGDTVKRLSRYRSPIPLLAFTPDPATRAQLTLTWGVEAFLGPHVDSTDAMVDQVDEQLLRIGRCAKGDIVIITAGSPPGVAGSTNLVRVHHIGEDDSPQ from the coding sequence ATGCGCCGAGCAAAGATCGTCTGTACCCTGGGCCCCGCCACCGACTCGTACGACCAGATCAAAGCCCTGGTCGAAGCCGGAATGGATGTCGCCCGCTTCAACCTCAGCCACGGCACCTACGCCGAGCACGAGGAGCGCTACCACCGCGTACGCAAAGCCGCGGACGAAACCGGCCGCAGCGTCGGCATCCTCGCCGACCTCCAAGGCCCCAAGATCCGCCTCGGCCGCTTCCGCGAAGGCCCCGTACTCCTCGAACGCGGCGACGAGTTCACCATCACCGTCGAACCCCACGACGGCGACCGCCACACCTGCTCCACCACCTACGAAGGACTCGCCGCCGATGTCACCACCGGCGAGCGCGTCCTCGTCGACGACGGCAAGGTCACCCTCGAAGTGACCTCCGTCGACGGACCCCGCGTCCGCACCCTCGTCATCGAGGGCGGCATGGTCTCCGACCACAAGGGACTCAACCTCCCCGGCGTCTCCGTCTCCGTCCCCGCCCTCTCCGAGAAGGACATCGACGACCTCCGCTGGGCCCTGCGCATCGGCGCCGATGTCATCGCCCTCTCCTTCGTGCGCAGCGGCGCCGACATCAACGACGTCCACCGCGTCATGGACGAGGAGCAGCGCCGGCTGCCCGTCATCGCCAAGATCGAGAAACCCCAGGCCGTCGAGAACATCGACGACATCGTGGCCGCCTTCGACGGCATCATGGTCGCCCGCGGTGACCTCGGCGTCGAAATGCCCCTCGAACAGGTCCCGATCGTCCAGAAGCGCGCCATCAAGCTCGCCAAGCGCAACGCCAAGCCGGTCATCGTCGCCACCCAGATGCTCGACTCGATGATCGAGAACTCCCGCCCCACCCGCGCCGAGGCGTCCGACGTCGCCAACGCCGTGATCGACGGTACGGACGCGGTGATGCTCTCCGGCGAGACCAGTGTCGGCAAGTACCCCATCGACACCGTCAAGACGATGAGCCGGATCGTCGAGGCCGCCGAGGAGGACATCCTCGCCAAGGGCCTGCCCCCGCTCACCGACCGCAACAAGCCCCGCACCCAGGGCGGCGCGGTGGCCCGCGCGGCGGCCGAGATGGGCGACTTCCTGGGCGCGAAGTTCCTCGTCGCGTTCACCCAGTCCGGCGACACGGTCAAGCGCCTCTCGCGCTACCGCTCCCCGATCCCCCTCCTCGCCTTCACCCCCGACCCGGCGACCCGCGCCCAGCTCACCCTGACCTGGGGCGTGGAAGCGTTCCTCGGCCCGCACGTCGACTCCACCGACGCGATGGTCGACCAGGTCGACGAGCAGCTCCTGAGGATCGGCCGCTGCGCGAAGGGCGACATCGTCATCATCACGGCGGGCTCCCCGCCGGGGGTCGCGGGCTCCACGAACCTGGTGCGGGTGCATCACATCGGCGAGGACGACAGTCCGCAGTAG
- a CDS encoding SIMPL domain-containing protein, which produces MTTDPLTDTTPAPAAPYGTPETPRVAVRGEAELEVDPELARISVTVGARGTDRRAALDDLTRRNTHVITLIKTYGDTIEKLETGAFSITPELTRHGRGERVRAYHGRVHLTVELTDFTILGELTTRLADLELTAVEGPWWSLRPNSPAHASARRQAVHEAVQRAREYAEALDARLAALVELADLGAENTIGYGMAAPAGMRSRAAFGAAESSDAAPPLDLEPQRQRVYAQVNARFTMTPPNLNG; this is translated from the coding sequence ATGACCACCGACCCCCTCACCGACACCACCCCGGCCCCCGCCGCCCCCTACGGCACACCCGAAACCCCGCGCGTCGCCGTCCGGGGCGAGGCGGAACTCGAAGTCGACCCCGAACTCGCCCGTATCTCCGTGACCGTCGGCGCCCGCGGCACCGACCGCCGCGCCGCCCTCGACGACCTCACCCGCCGCAACACCCATGTCATCACCCTCATCAAGACCTACGGTGACACCATCGAAAAACTCGAAACGGGCGCCTTCTCCATCACCCCCGAACTCACCCGGCACGGCCGGGGCGAACGCGTCCGCGCGTACCACGGCCGGGTCCATCTCACCGTCGAACTCACGGACTTCACCATCCTCGGCGAACTCACCACCCGCCTCGCCGACCTCGAACTCACCGCCGTCGAAGGCCCCTGGTGGTCCCTGCGCCCCAACTCGCCCGCCCACGCCTCCGCGCGCCGGCAGGCCGTACACGAAGCCGTCCAGCGCGCCCGCGAATACGCCGAAGCCCTCGACGCCCGGCTCGCCGCCCTTGTCGAACTCGCCGACCTCGGCGCCGAGAACACCATCGGCTACGGCATGGCCGCCCCCGCCGGCATGCGTAGCCGCGCCGCCTTCGGAGCCGCCGAATCATCCGACGCCGCGCCCCCGCTCGACCTCGAACCGCAACGTCAAAGGGTCTACGCCCAGGTCAACGCACGTTTTACCATGACCCCGCCAAATTTGAACGGCTGA
- a CDS encoding bifunctional metallophosphatase/5'-nucleotidase, which translates to MPLNRRTFLGTSAAAGAGVALVGGVTPAQAAGGGKGGAGAGHGGPGKRYSFTVMGTTDLHGNVFNWDYFTDKEFDDAAHNDIGLAKISTLVNQVRKEKGRQNTLLIDAGDTIQGTQLSYYYAKVDPITAKRGPVHPMAQAMNAIGYDAAALGNHEFNYGIPVLRKFEEQCRFPLLGANALDAKTLKPAFAPYVIKKVRAPFGREVKVAILGLTNPGIAIWDKAHVQGKMTFPGLEEQAAKWVPKLRSMGADVVIISAHSGSDGSSSYGDQLPYVENAAGLVAEQVPGIDAILVGHAHVEIPERRVVNKKTGKDVVLSEPLKWGQRLTLFDFELVWERGGWTVERVTSKVLNSNTVAEDKKITGLLGDEHRKVVAYVNQVIGTSTAVMSTVDAPWKDEPIIDLINHVQAETVRAALAGGEWAALPVLSQASCFSRTARIPAGEVTIKDAAGLYPFENTLEARLMTGAQLKAYLEYSAKYYVRTAAGAAVDTAKLTNADGTPDYNYDVVSGLTYEIDIAQPVGSRIVNLRFEGKNLDPAAQFVLAVNNYRASGGGNFPGIAAARQLWANSDEIRNTIIGWVKAAGTVDPSVFASVDWKLTRDGTPVF; encoded by the coding sequence ATGCCGCTGAATCGAAGGACGTTCCTGGGGACCTCGGCCGCCGCCGGGGCCGGGGTGGCGCTGGTGGGAGGTGTGACGCCCGCCCAGGCGGCCGGCGGCGGCAAGGGTGGCGCGGGAGCCGGTCATGGGGGTCCGGGGAAGCGGTACTCGTTCACGGTGATGGGGACGACCGATCTGCACGGCAACGTCTTCAACTGGGACTACTTCACGGACAAGGAGTTCGACGACGCGGCCCACAACGACATCGGTCTGGCGAAGATCTCCACGCTGGTCAATCAGGTCCGTAAGGAGAAGGGCCGGCAGAACACGCTGCTGATCGACGCGGGCGACACGATCCAGGGTACGCAGCTGTCGTACTACTACGCCAAGGTGGACCCGATCACGGCGAAGCGTGGTCCGGTGCATCCGATGGCGCAGGCGATGAACGCGATCGGTTATGACGCGGCGGCGCTGGGAAATCATGAGTTCAATTACGGTATTCCGGTGCTGCGGAAGTTCGAGGAGCAGTGCCGTTTTCCGCTGCTCGGCGCGAACGCGCTGGACGCGAAGACGCTGAAGCCGGCTTTCGCGCCGTATGTGATCAAGAAGGTGCGGGCGCCGTTCGGCCGCGAGGTGAAGGTGGCGATCCTGGGTCTGACCAATCCGGGGATCGCGATCTGGGACAAGGCGCATGTCCAGGGGAAGATGACATTCCCGGGGCTGGAGGAGCAGGCGGCGAAGTGGGTGCCGAAGCTGCGTTCCATGGGCGCCGATGTGGTGATCATTTCGGCGCACTCGGGGTCGGACGGTTCCTCGTCGTACGGTGACCAGCTGCCGTACGTGGAGAACGCGGCGGGGCTGGTGGCGGAGCAGGTGCCGGGGATCGACGCGATCCTGGTGGGCCATGCGCATGTGGAGATTCCCGAGCGCCGGGTGGTCAACAAGAAGACCGGCAAGGACGTGGTGCTGTCCGAGCCGCTGAAGTGGGGTCAGCGGCTGACGCTGTTCGACTTCGAGCTGGTGTGGGAGCGGGGTGGCTGGACGGTTGAGCGGGTCACGTCGAAGGTTCTGAACTCGAACACGGTCGCCGAGGACAAGAAGATCACGGGGCTGCTCGGTGATGAGCACCGCAAGGTCGTGGCGTACGTCAATCAGGTGATCGGTACGTCGACGGCGGTGATGTCCACGGTGGACGCGCCGTGGAAGGACGAGCCGATCATCGATCTCATCAATCATGTGCAGGCGGAGACGGTACGGGCGGCGCTGGCGGGCGGCGAGTGGGCGGCGCTGCCGGTGCTGTCGCAGGCGTCGTGCTTCTCGCGTACGGCGCGGATCCCGGCCGGCGAGGTGACGATCAAGGACGCGGCGGGGCTGTATCCGTTCGAGAACACCCTTGAGGCGCGGTTGATGACGGGGGCGCAGCTCAAGGCGTATCTGGAGTATTCGGCGAAGTATTACGTGCGGACGGCCGCGGGTGCGGCGGTGGACACGGCGAAGCTGACGAACGCGGACGGGACGCCGGACTACAACTATGACGTGGTGTCGGGGCTGACGTATGAGATCGATATCGCGCAGCCGGTGGGGTCGCGGATCGTGAATCTGCGGTTCGAGGGGAAGAATCTGGATCCGGCGGCGCAGTTTGTGCTGGCGGTGAACAACTACCGGGCGAGTGGCGGCGGGAATTTCCCGGGGATCGCGGCGGCGCGGCAGTTGTGGGCGAATTCGGATGAGATCCGGAACACGATCATCGGTTGGGTGAAGGCCGCGGGGACGGTGGATCCGTCGGTGTTCGCGTCGGTGGACTGGAAGCTGACGCGGGACGGTACGCCGGTCTTCTGA
- a CDS encoding lysine N(6)-hydroxylase/L-ornithine N(5)-oxygenase family protein, translated as MTAQPRHLDRPHDLVGIGIGPFNLSLAALADGITRTGGQPLAATFYDQNPAFHWHPGLLLDGATLQVPFLADLVTLADPASPWTFLSYLKTRDRLFPFYFAERFHIQRAEYDAYCRWVSRQLPTLHFGHQVDAVRWNPERDLFEVDFTQLDPDGEAEALGRTHTRNIALGIGTEPYVPDPLKPLTEAPTVPVIHSADYLHHRERLLTAGHITVIGSGQSGAEIFLDLLRARPAGAEKLHWLARTEAFAPMEYSKLGLEQFTPDYTRYFHALSEPERDDLVPRQWQLHKGIGPETIAAIHDELYRRTLHGGWPDAVLTPGVSVRTAGRIATTKIELHLEHRRQATRSRLTTDAVILATGYRERPLDRILAGLDPYMRRDSSTRPRIDAHHRLLLDPSVTGSVYVQNAERHTHGVGAPDLGLAAWRSATILNHLTGTEPYPLPRRTAFTTFGLTTQHQARPVPAPRGLVPLTEVR; from the coding sequence ATGACCGCCCAGCCCCGCCACCTCGACCGCCCGCACGACCTGGTCGGCATCGGCATCGGCCCGTTCAACCTCTCCCTCGCCGCCCTCGCCGACGGCATCACCCGCACCGGCGGCCAACCGCTCGCCGCCACCTTCTACGACCAGAACCCCGCCTTCCACTGGCACCCCGGACTCCTCCTCGACGGCGCCACCCTCCAAGTACCCTTCCTCGCCGACCTGGTCACCCTCGCCGACCCCGCCAGCCCCTGGACCTTCCTCAGCTACCTCAAGACCCGCGACCGGCTCTTCCCCTTCTACTTCGCCGAGCGCTTCCACATCCAGCGCGCCGAGTACGACGCCTACTGCCGCTGGGTCAGCCGGCAACTCCCCACCCTCCACTTCGGCCACCAGGTCGACGCCGTCCGCTGGAACCCCGAACGCGACCTGTTCGAGGTCGACTTCACCCAGCTTGACCCGGACGGCGAAGCCGAAGCCCTCGGCCGTACCCACACCCGCAACATCGCCCTCGGTATCGGCACCGAACCCTATGTACCCGACCCCCTCAAACCCCTCACGGAAGCCCCCACCGTCCCCGTCATCCACTCCGCCGACTACCTCCACCACCGCGAACGGCTGCTCACCGCCGGCCACATCACCGTCATCGGCTCAGGACAGTCCGGCGCCGAGATCTTCCTCGACCTGCTCCGCGCCCGCCCCGCCGGCGCCGAGAAGCTCCACTGGCTCGCCCGCACCGAAGCCTTCGCCCCCATGGAGTACTCCAAGCTCGGCCTGGAACAGTTCACCCCCGACTACACCCGCTACTTCCACGCCCTGTCCGAACCCGAACGCGACGACCTCGTCCCCCGCCAATGGCAGCTCCACAAAGGCATCGGCCCCGAAACCATCGCCGCCATCCACGACGAGCTGTACCGACGCACCCTCCACGGCGGCTGGCCCGACGCCGTCCTCACCCCCGGCGTCTCCGTCCGCACCGCCGGCCGTATCGCCACCACCAAGATCGAACTCCATCTGGAACACCGCAGACAAGCCACCCGCAGCCGCCTCACCACCGACGCCGTCATCCTCGCCACCGGCTACCGCGAACGCCCGCTCGACCGCATCCTCGCCGGACTCGACCCCTATATGCGCCGCGACAGCTCCACCCGTCCCCGCATCGACGCCCACCACCGGCTTCTGCTCGACCCCAGCGTCACCGGCTCCGTCTACGTACAGAACGCCGAGCGCCACACCCACGGCGTCGGCGCCCCCGATCTCGGTCTCGCCGCCTGGCGCAGCGCCACCATCCTCAACCACCTCACCGGCACCGAGCCCTACCCCCTGCCCCGGCGCACCGCCTTCACCACCTTCGGCCTCACCACACAGCACCAGGCCCGCCCGGTACCCGCACCGAGGGGCCTGGTCCCACTCACCGAAGTCCGCTGA